A single region of the Pontibacter kalidii genome encodes:
- the mtaB gene encoding tRNA (N(6)-L-threonylcarbamoyladenosine(37)-C(2))-methylthiotransferase MtaB — translation MKKVAFYTLGCKLNYSETSTIGRIFQERGFEKVEFTDTPDIYVINTCSVTDNADKKCRKIVKEALKHSPDAFITIVGCYAQLKPKEISEIPGVDAVLGAAEKFQLVDILETFEKKDKAQVFASPISEANTFHNSYSFGDRTRTFLKVQDGCDYSCTFCTIPLARGNSRSDSIENVVRSANEIAASGVKEIVLTGVNTGDFGIQDGQRVESFFELVQELDKVEGIDRFRISSIEPNLLKDEIIAFVAGSKRFMPHFHIPLQSGSNKILKLMRRRYQRELYADRVAKIKALMPHCCIGVDVIVGFPGETEEDFLETYNFINGLDVSYLHVFPYSERENTLAPDMEGKVSIKDRNRRADMLRILSEKKKRHFYEQQIGSEFTVLFEDDVKDGQMEGWTENYVRVVAKYDPVLINETKHVRLTQIDAQGLMEAEETFQEVLRH, via the coding sequence ATGAAAAAAGTAGCTTTTTATACCCTAGGATGTAAGCTTAACTACTCCGAAACCAGCACCATCGGGCGAATTTTCCAGGAGCGGGGTTTTGAGAAGGTGGAGTTTACCGATACACCGGACATCTACGTTATCAATACCTGCTCGGTCACGGATAACGCCGATAAGAAATGTCGCAAGATTGTGAAGGAGGCGCTCAAGCACTCTCCGGACGCCTTCATTACCATAGTGGGTTGCTATGCCCAGCTCAAACCGAAGGAAATCTCCGAGATTCCGGGCGTAGACGCCGTACTGGGGGCCGCCGAGAAGTTTCAGTTGGTGGATATCCTGGAGACATTCGAGAAAAAAGATAAGGCGCAGGTTTTCGCCAGCCCAATCTCGGAGGCTAACACCTTCCATAACTCCTACTCTTTCGGCGACCGTACCCGCACCTTTCTGAAGGTACAGGACGGCTGCGACTACTCCTGTACCTTCTGCACCATCCCGCTGGCGCGCGGCAACAGCCGCTCCGATAGTATCGAGAACGTGGTGCGGTCTGCAAATGAGATTGCGGCGTCTGGCGTAAAAGAAATCGTGCTGACCGGCGTAAACACCGGCGACTTTGGCATCCAGGACGGACAGCGCGTGGAATCTTTCTTTGAGCTGGTGCAGGAACTGGACAAGGTCGAAGGAATCGATCGTTTCCGGATTTCTTCCATTGAGCCTAACCTGCTGAAGGATGAGATCATAGCGTTTGTGGCAGGCAGCAAGCGCTTTATGCCGCACTTCCACATTCCGCTGCAGTCGGGCTCCAACAAGATCCTGAAGCTGATGCGCCGCCGCTACCAGCGCGAGCTCTACGCCGACCGCGTGGCCAAGATAAAAGCGCTGATGCCGCACTGCTGCATCGGGGTAGACGTGATCGTGGGCTTCCCGGGCGAGACGGAGGAGGATTTCCTGGAGACCTATAACTTCATAAACGGGCTGGATGTGAGCTACCTGCACGTGTTTCCCTACTCTGAACGCGAGAACACGCTGGCCCCGGACATGGAGGGCAAGGTAAGTATAAAGGACCGCAACCGCCGTGCCGACATGCTGCGCATCCTCTCCGAGAAGAAAAAGCGCCATTTCTATGAACAGCAAATCGGTAGCGAGTTTACGGTGCTCTTCGAGGATGACGTGAAGGACGGCCAGATGGAAGGCTGGACGGAGAACTACGTGCGCGTGGTAGCCAAGTATGATCCGGTGCTGATAAACGAGACAAAACATGTGCGCCTGACCCAGATCGATGCGCAGGGACTCATGGAAGCAGAGGAAACTTTCCAGGAGGTGCTCCGGCATTAG
- the miaE gene encoding tRNA-(ms[2]io[6]A)-hydroxylase, whose product MSATQPTKTILRLELPTDPRWVNIAEKNIEEILVDHAYCEQKAATSGISLIVKYPDKERLVEEMTELVAEEWTHFERVLEQLKKRGYGLGRNRPDEYVVELTKHIRKGNKRERQLMDHLLVNALIEARSCERFKLLWKNIQDEELQKFYYELMVSEAGHYVSFVKLAKEYMPAEEVDARLKELLAIEADIIRNLEPRPDRMH is encoded by the coding sequence ATGTCTGCTACTCAACCGACCAAAACCATACTTCGCCTGGAGCTGCCTACCGACCCGCGTTGGGTAAATATTGCCGAGAAGAACATTGAGGAGATCCTGGTGGACCATGCCTATTGCGAGCAAAAGGCCGCCACTTCCGGCATCTCGCTTATCGTGAAGTACCCCGACAAGGAGCGGCTGGTAGAGGAAATGACGGAGCTGGTGGCCGAGGAGTGGACCCACTTTGAGCGCGTGCTGGAGCAACTGAAGAAACGCGGTTACGGACTGGGCCGCAACCGGCCGGATGAGTATGTGGTGGAGCTGACAAAGCACATCCGGAAGGGAAACAAACGCGAGCGCCAGCTCATGGACCACCTGCTGGTAAACGCCCTGATCGAGGCGCGCAGCTGCGAGCGCTTCAAGCTACTTTGGAAGAACATCCAGGACGAGGAGCTGCAGAAGTTCTACTACGAGCTGATGGTGTCAGAGGCTGGGCACTATGTTAGCTTTGTAAAGCTGGCCAAAGAGTACATGCCCGCCGAGGAGGTGGACGCCCGCCTGAAGGAGCTCCTCGCCATCGAAGCCGACATCATCCGTAACCTGGAGCCCCGCCCCGACAGGATGCACTAG
- a CDS encoding asparagine synthetase B translates to MFFRTTALILCLLTLYFPVLASTILVPMDEAQKDHLKSYGIAYWVLGQNVPVDWLLNYRGGSFAFNHMPQLENELIVRGVSYTVISDAQYNGILTEIGAPEANMDIMKLEKVPKVAVYSPKSKMPWDDAVTLVLTYAEIPYDVIYDKEIVQDQLPKYDWLHLHHEDFTGQYGKFYASYRHYPWYQEQQRESEESAKELGFAKVSQLKMAVVNKIKDFTAGGGFLFAMCSATDTYDIALAAEGVDIVEAMFDGDAADPNAQSKLDYSKTFAFQDFTISRNPLEYEYSDIDMQPQERPVNEANDYFQLFTFSAKWDPIPTMLTQNHVKTIKGFMGQTTAFRKRLVKPEVVVMGENKELGEIRYMHGTYARGTWTFYGGHDPEDYQHLVGEDPTDLTLHPNSPGYRLILNNILFPAAKKKKQKT, encoded by the coding sequence ATGTTTTTCCGCACCACTGCACTAATACTTTGCCTGCTTACCCTATACTTTCCAGTCCTGGCAAGCACCATTCTGGTGCCGATGGATGAGGCGCAGAAAGACCACTTGAAGTCCTACGGCATCGCGTATTGGGTGCTGGGCCAAAACGTGCCCGTAGACTGGCTACTCAATTACCGCGGCGGAAGCTTCGCCTTCAACCACATGCCGCAACTGGAGAACGAGCTGATCGTGCGCGGTGTGAGCTATACCGTTATCTCGGACGCGCAGTACAATGGCATCCTGACGGAGATCGGCGCCCCGGAGGCGAATATGGACATCATGAAGCTGGAGAAGGTGCCCAAAGTGGCGGTATACTCCCCTAAATCGAAGATGCCCTGGGATGATGCCGTGACCCTGGTGCTGACGTATGCGGAGATCCCCTACGATGTGATCTATGACAAGGAGATTGTACAGGACCAGCTGCCAAAGTATGACTGGCTGCACCTGCACCACGAGGACTTTACCGGGCAGTATGGTAAGTTCTACGCCAGCTACCGCCACTACCCCTGGTACCAGGAACAGCAGCGCGAGTCGGAGGAGTCGGCCAAGGAGTTGGGATTTGCGAAGGTGTCGCAGCTGAAGATGGCAGTAGTGAACAAGATCAAAGACTTCACAGCGGGCGGCGGCTTCCTGTTTGCCATGTGCTCTGCCACCGACACCTATGATATTGCCCTGGCTGCCGAGGGCGTGGACATTGTGGAAGCTATGTTCGATGGGGATGCCGCGGACCCGAACGCGCAAAGCAAGCTGGACTACAGCAAAACCTTTGCTTTCCAGGACTTCACGATATCCCGCAACCCGCTAGAGTATGAGTACTCCGACATCGACATGCAGCCGCAAGAGCGCCCGGTAAATGAAGCGAATGACTATTTCCAGCTGTTCACCTTCTCCGCCAAGTGGGACCCCATCCCAACCATGCTCACGCAGAACCATGTTAAGACCATCAAGGGCTTTATGGGCCAGACCACAGCGTTCCGGAAAAGGCTGGTAAAACCGGAGGTGGTGGTAATGGGCGAGAACAAGGAGCTGGGCGAGATACGCTACATGCACGGCACCTATGCCCGCGGCACCTGGACCTTCTACGGAGGCCACGACCCGGAAGACTACCAGCACCTGGTGGGCGAAGACCCCACGGACTTGACCCTGCACCCTAACTCCCCAGGCTATCGCCTTATCCTGAACAATATCCTCTTCCCGGCAGCCAAAAAGAAGAAGCAGAAAACTTGA
- a CDS encoding LTA synthase family protein codes for MKNRILFQPLYFLFWILYFIVARAIFLVYHLDRSAELTSSDVFHTFMYGLRLDASFAAYISILPFLLLLLISLWPRLQVGKVIRYYTFVLLALLSTLLTVDLELYSHWGFRLDTSPLQYLNSPAEMAASAATAPLFILFLVTLSISVAFIFLYRRFFDLRKYKMPQNRWLLAGASLVFAALLVLPLRGGWQQIPINQSVAYFSDKPFANHAGLNMPWNLMHALLKYEESTSNPYKYMPEEQAQELVQELYAAVSTDTTEQLLRVQQPNVLFIILESYTAKFVESLGGEKGVTPNLDILAAEGINFTNIYASGERSEKGMVALLSGYPVQTTTSIIKYPKKTEKLPQLSQVFEAQGYSTSYYYGGELEFANIKSYLRNGGYDRLVDKYDFDPSTYNSKWGAHDHVLFARVQQDLKQEKEPFFSTVYTLSSHEPFEIPIPAKFPGTGEEAQFRNSVYYTDWALGKFIEEAKQQDWWQNTVVVLAADHGHRFPGNEPNHAPGKFRMPFILTGGALAKGGITVEGIGSQTDIAATLLALLQLPHQDFAWSRNLLAPSSSPFAFYVYNDGFGYITPEGILVYDNVAKQPIIKEEGVTEEQLKNGQAYMQFSFEDFVGK; via the coding sequence GTGAAAAACCGCATCCTATTCCAGCCCTTATACTTTCTGTTCTGGATACTATACTTTATCGTAGCCAGGGCTATTTTTCTTGTTTACCACCTCGACCGCAGCGCTGAACTCACCTCTTCAGATGTATTTCATACTTTTATGTATGGCCTGCGGCTGGATGCCTCCTTTGCTGCTTACATAAGTATACTGCCATTCCTGCTGTTGCTGCTGATCAGCCTGTGGCCGCGGCTGCAAGTGGGTAAGGTTATCCGCTATTATACATTCGTGCTGCTGGCGCTGCTGTCGACACTGCTCACCGTGGACCTGGAGCTTTACAGCCACTGGGGATTCAGGCTGGATACCTCCCCCCTGCAGTACCTAAACTCCCCGGCCGAAATGGCTGCCTCAGCCGCTACGGCACCCCTGTTCATACTTTTCCTGGTAACGCTGTCGATCTCGGTGGCTTTTATCTTTCTGTACCGTCGCTTTTTTGACCTGAGAAAGTATAAGATGCCCCAAAACAGGTGGTTATTGGCCGGCGCTTCGTTGGTTTTTGCCGCTCTGCTGGTGCTGCCGCTGCGCGGCGGCTGGCAGCAGATCCCGATCAACCAGAGCGTGGCCTATTTTTCGGACAAGCCCTTTGCCAACCATGCCGGTTTGAACATGCCCTGGAACCTGATGCACGCCCTGCTCAAGTATGAGGAGTCGACCAGCAACCCCTATAAGTATATGCCGGAGGAACAGGCGCAGGAGCTGGTGCAGGAATTATACGCTGCCGTTTCCACGGACACTACGGAGCAGCTGCTGCGCGTGCAGCAGCCCAACGTGCTGTTCATCATCCTGGAGAGCTACACAGCCAAGTTCGTAGAGAGCCTTGGGGGCGAGAAGGGCGTAACGCCCAACCTGGACATACTGGCTGCAGAAGGTATAAATTTCACTAACATCTATGCCTCCGGGGAGCGCAGCGAGAAAGGGATGGTGGCCCTGCTGAGCGGATATCCGGTGCAAACCACCACCTCTATTATTAAGTACCCAAAGAAAACAGAGAAACTGCCGCAACTGAGCCAGGTGTTCGAGGCTCAGGGCTACAGCACCAGCTACTATTACGGCGGCGAGCTCGAGTTCGCCAACATCAAGTCATACCTGCGCAACGGCGGCTACGACCGGCTGGTAGACAAGTATGATTTCGACCCGAGTACCTATAACTCCAAGTGGGGGGCGCACGACCATGTGCTGTTTGCGCGCGTGCAGCAGGACCTGAAACAGGAAAAGGAGCCGTTTTTCAGCACCGTTTATACTTTGAGCAGCCACGAGCCCTTCGAAATTCCAATACCGGCCAAATTCCCGGGTACCGGTGAAGAGGCGCAGTTCCGGAACAGTGTGTACTATACCGATTGGGCTTTGGGCAAGTTTATAGAAGAGGCAAAGCAACAGGACTGGTGGCAGAACACAGTTGTTGTACTTGCCGCCGACCATGGCCATCGTTTTCCCGGCAACGAGCCGAATCACGCCCCGGGTAAGTTCCGAATGCCCTTTATACTTACGGGGGGCGCTTTAGCAAAAGGAGGCATTACGGTAGAGGGCATCGGCAGCCAAACCGACATTGCCGCCACCTTGCTGGCACTGCTGCAGCTGCCGCACCAGGATTTTGCGTGGAGCCGTAACCTGCTGGCACCAAGCTCCTCTCCTTTCGCGTTTTATGTCTACAACGACGGTTTTGGCTACATCACCCCGGAGGGTATTCTGGTTTATGACAACGTGGCCAAACAGCCCATTATAAAAGAAGAAGGTGTCACAGAAGAACAACTGAAGAATGGCCAGGCCTACATGCAGTTTTCTTTTGAGGATTTTGTGGGGAAGTGA
- a CDS encoding ABC transporter permease, translated as MNLLENILEGLRAIQSNLLRTVLTGLIISIGIMSLVGILTAVDGMKQSLTQTFANLGANSFDIRRKGMNNRGSQGGRVEKVYPNISYEQAMQYKSQMQDEARVSLSAYVSGATVVKSETEKTNPNINIVGADENYMLNNNLNLAKGRDFSTFEQEQGTNVAIIGNELATTLFKNKDALGEYISFLGRRFKIVGQMEKAGSSMGGSSDRRILIPLETGRQIPRTGNAQLNYDIKTAIYRADELNYVMGEATGTMRNIRQDGLGQEDSFEIRRSDSLVQSLDEISGYLKIGGGVIGFITLLGASVGLMNIMMVSVNERTREIGVRKALGATSFQIRQQFLIEAIVICVLGGLAGILLGILMGNGISSLITQGGGGFFVPWLWVFVGLTICVLVGVISGYYPAYKASKLDPIESLRYE; from the coding sequence ATGAACCTACTCGAAAATATTTTAGAGGGCCTCCGGGCCATTCAAAGCAACCTGCTCCGCACCGTGCTCACGGGCCTGATCATCTCTATTGGTATCATGTCGCTGGTGGGTATACTCACGGCGGTGGACGGCATGAAGCAGTCGCTCACCCAGACCTTCGCAAACCTGGGTGCCAACTCCTTTGACATCCGAAGAAAAGGGATGAACAACCGTGGGAGCCAAGGCGGGCGCGTGGAGAAAGTATACCCCAACATCTCCTACGAGCAAGCCATGCAGTATAAAAGCCAGATGCAGGACGAGGCGCGCGTCAGCCTTTCTGCCTATGTGTCGGGCGCCACAGTGGTGAAGAGCGAGACGGAAAAGACCAACCCGAACATCAACATTGTAGGTGCAGACGAGAATTACATGCTCAACAACAACCTGAACCTGGCAAAAGGCCGCGATTTTTCAACCTTCGAGCAGGAGCAGGGCACAAACGTGGCGATCATTGGCAACGAGCTTGCCACAACGCTTTTCAAAAATAAAGATGCCCTCGGAGAGTATATCTCCTTTCTGGGTCGTAGGTTCAAGATTGTGGGCCAGATGGAGAAGGCCGGCAGCAGTATGGGTGGGAGCAGCGACAGACGCATACTCATACCCCTGGAGACCGGCCGCCAGATACCCCGCACCGGCAATGCACAGCTGAACTACGATATAAAAACAGCCATTTACCGGGCGGATGAACTGAACTATGTAATGGGGGAGGCCACCGGCACGATGCGTAATATCCGCCAAGATGGACTTGGGCAAGAGGACTCCTTTGAGATTCGCCGGTCAGACTCCCTGGTGCAAAGCCTGGATGAGATATCAGGTTACCTCAAGATTGGCGGCGGGGTTATAGGCTTTATCACCTTGCTGGGTGCTTCGGTTGGTCTGATGAACATCATGATGGTTTCGGTGAACGAGCGTACCCGGGAGATCGGCGTGCGGAAGGCGCTGGGGGCAACTTCCTTTCAGATCCGGCAGCAGTTCCTGATCGAGGCCATTGTGATCTGCGTGCTGGGCGGCCTGGCAGGTATTTTACTAGGAATCTTGATGGGCAATGGTATCTCCTCGCTTATTACGCAGGGAGGAGGAGGGTTCTTCGTGCCGTGGTTATGGGTGTTTGTTGGCCTTACGATTTGTGTCCTGGTTGGCGTTATCTCCGGTTATTACCCGGCTTATAAGGCCTCAAAACTGGATCCGATTGAGTCTTTGCGGTATGAGTAG
- a CDS encoding OmpH family outer membrane protein, with amino-acid sequence MKVLKMTLGLAAASAMMVACNQNPTNGTTAASANTETAVSKPDIVYVNSDSLLANYEYFKDVRTRLQTKAEQKEKDLRTQAESFQKEVQRFQQNAGGMTQQQAQATEQRLMQKQQQLQALQQSSGNELMTEESEEMKKIYDRVEEYLKQLSNEEGYKMVLTYQRGNSAILYGDSTLDITSSVVSALNKNYESEKAAADKKKEAEKKK; translated from the coding sequence GTGAAAGTTTTAAAAATGACATTAGGGTTGGCTGCCGCCTCTGCCATGATGGTAGCCTGCAATCAAAACCCCACTAACGGCACTACTGCCGCTTCTGCCAACACAGAGACAGCCGTTAGTAAGCCGGATATCGTGTATGTGAATTCTGACTCCCTGCTGGCCAACTACGAATACTTTAAGGATGTACGCACCCGCCTGCAGACCAAAGCCGAGCAGAAGGAGAAGGACCTGCGTACCCAGGCCGAGTCGTTTCAGAAAGAAGTACAGCGCTTTCAGCAGAATGCCGGCGGCATGACGCAGCAGCAGGCACAAGCCACTGAGCAACGCCTGATGCAAAAGCAGCAGCAACTGCAGGCCCTGCAGCAGAGCTCTGGCAACGAGCTGATGACGGAGGAGTCTGAGGAGATGAAGAAGATCTACGACCGCGTGGAGGAGTACCTCAAGCAGTTGAGCAACGAAGAAGGCTATAAGATGGTGCTAACTTACCAGCGTGGCAACAGCGCCATCCTGTACGGCGACTCTACCCTAGACATCACTTCCAGCGTAGTATCTGCCCTGAACAAGAATTACGAGTCTGAGAAAGCCGCGGCTGACAAGAAAAAAGAAGCAGAAAAGAAGAAGTAA
- a CDS encoding glutamine synthetase III family protein — MAILRFKALEQASQHKPGEVVLPSHIISDYFGENVFGNAALRSTMSTENYKRLQRTIEAGEKVDRELADAVAAAMKTWAMSKGATHYTHWFQPLTGATAEKHDSFFDLSGDGEPIESFKGSALVQQEPDASSFPSGGIRNTFEARGYSAWDPSSPAFLIENAGTRTLCIPTIFVAYTGEALDYKTPLLKSLKLLNDAAVPVCQYFDKDVNKVNTTLGIEQEYFLVDKALYEARPDLVIAGRTVFGHSPAKGQQLEDHYFGSIPSRVHAFMVDFEKTALKLGIPLRTRHNEVAPNQYECAPTFEDANLAVDHNQLLMDIMNRVAERHNFKVLLHEKPFKGVNGSGKHNNWAMSTNTGVNLLSPGKRPKENLQFLTFFINTIKAAYTHADLLRASIASASNDHRLGANEAPPAIMSVFIGQQLTAVLDEFERTSKVPMEKGDNMYLKLGIDRIPEVLRDNTDRNRTSPFAFTGNKFEFRAVGSSANSSSPMTVLNTIVADQLLEFRKAVDELIEAGMKKELAIIQILREYVAASKTIRFEGNGYSQEWEEEAERRGLSNVKSTPRALDVYKRQDVKEVFAKHGIFTEVELEARHEILLEDYVKKIQIESRIMGDLAMNHVIPTAIAYQNKLIANVRGLKELGLEDEYTQSTIEGIKKMSGYISSIQKNVRDMVNSRKVANKIDDARERAIMYNEEVLSYFEPIRYSVDKLELMVDDEDWPLVKYRELLFRH; from the coding sequence ATGGCAATTCTTCGATTTAAAGCGCTTGAGCAGGCAAGCCAGCACAAACCTGGAGAGGTGGTACTACCTTCCCACATTATCTCAGATTATTTCGGCGAGAACGTTTTCGGCAATGCAGCCCTTCGTTCCACTATGTCTACCGAAAACTACAAACGACTGCAGCGCACCATCGAGGCGGGCGAAAAGGTAGACCGCGAACTGGCCGATGCCGTGGCGGCAGCCATGAAGACCTGGGCCATGAGCAAAGGAGCTACGCACTATACGCACTGGTTCCAGCCCCTGACAGGCGCCACGGCCGAGAAGCACGACTCCTTCTTCGACCTTTCAGGGGATGGGGAGCCCATCGAGAGCTTTAAGGGCAGCGCCCTGGTGCAGCAGGAGCCGGACGCCTCCTCTTTCCCGAGCGGCGGCATCCGTAACACTTTCGAGGCCCGTGGCTACAGCGCCTGGGACCCTTCCTCGCCGGCCTTCCTCATCGAGAACGCCGGAACCCGCACCCTTTGTATCCCGACCATCTTTGTGGCCTACACCGGTGAGGCCCTCGACTATAAAACACCGCTGCTCAAGTCGCTGAAGCTGCTCAATGACGCTGCCGTGCCGGTTTGTCAGTACTTCGACAAAGACGTAAACAAGGTGAACACCACACTGGGTATTGAGCAGGAATACTTCCTGGTGGACAAGGCCCTGTATGAGGCGCGCCCGGACCTGGTGATCGCCGGCCGTACTGTATTTGGTCACTCACCGGCCAAGGGCCAGCAGCTGGAGGACCACTACTTTGGCAGCATCCCGAGCCGAGTGCATGCCTTCATGGTTGATTTTGAAAAGACGGCCCTGAAACTGGGTATTCCGTTAAGGACTCGCCACAACGAGGTGGCCCCGAACCAGTATGAGTGCGCGCCTACCTTTGAGGACGCCAACCTGGCAGTAGACCACAACCAGCTGCTGATGGACATCATGAACCGTGTGGCGGAACGCCACAACTTTAAAGTGCTGCTGCACGAGAAACCTTTCAAGGGCGTTAACGGCAGCGGCAAGCATAACAACTGGGCCATGAGCACCAACACAGGCGTTAACCTGCTGAGCCCGGGCAAAAGGCCGAAGGAAAACCTGCAATTCCTTACCTTCTTCATCAACACCATCAAAGCAGCCTATACCCACGCCGACCTGCTGCGCGCAAGTATAGCCTCTGCCAGCAACGATCACCGCCTGGGGGCCAACGAGGCGCCTCCGGCCATCATGTCCGTGTTTATCGGACAGCAGCTGACGGCGGTGCTGGATGAGTTTGAGCGCACCTCTAAAGTGCCGATGGAGAAAGGCGATAACATGTACCTGAAGCTGGGCATCGACCGCATCCCGGAGGTGCTTCGTGACAACACCGATCGTAACCGTACCTCACCGTTTGCTTTTACAGGAAATAAATTCGAGTTCCGTGCGGTAGGTTCTTCTGCCAACTCCTCATCCCCCATGACGGTGCTCAACACTATTGTGGCCGACCAGCTGCTGGAATTCCGCAAGGCGGTGGATGAGCTGATCGAGGCAGGTATGAAAAAGGAGCTGGCCATCATCCAGATCCTGCGCGAGTATGTGGCTGCCTCTAAGACCATCCGCTTTGAGGGCAACGGTTACTCCCAGGAGTGGGAGGAGGAGGCAGAGCGCCGCGGGCTGTCCAATGTCAAGTCCACCCCACGCGCACTGGATGTATATAAGCGCCAAGACGTGAAGGAGGTGTTTGCCAAACACGGTATCTTTACTGAGGTGGAGCTGGAGGCGCGCCATGAGATCCTGCTGGAAGATTACGTGAAAAAGATCCAGATCGAGTCGCGCATTATGGGCGACCTGGCCATGAACCACGTGATCCCAACGGCTATCGCCTACCAGAACAAGCTTATCGCCAACGTGCGCGGCCTAAAGGAGCTGGGGCTGGAGGATGAGTACACCCAGAGCACGATTGAGGGCATCAAGAAAATGTCGGGCTACATCAGCTCGATACAGAAAAACGTGCGCGACATGGTAAACTCCCGTAAGGTGGCCAATAAAATTGACGACGCCCGCGAGCGTGCCATCATGTACAACGAGGAGGTGCTGAGCTACTTTGAGCCCATCCGTTACAGCGTAGACAAGCTGGAACTGATGGTGGATGACGAGGACTGGCCACTGGTGAAGTACCGTGAGCTGCTGTTCCGCCACTAA